A genomic region of Podarcis raffonei isolate rPodRaf1 chromosome 13, rPodRaf1.pri, whole genome shotgun sequence contains the following coding sequences:
- the LOC128398719 gene encoding olfactory receptor 14A16-like, with protein MSNQSRVNGFLLLGFSEMQELQIFHIIFFVTVYLVAFIENLLIITVIIYSHQLHTPMYFFLANLSLQDFGSISVTVPKSIANSLMKTQAISYSGCVCQVFFLVFFMVSHFIILGVMAYDRYVAICNPLHYETVMNKKACIQMASSAWIGGLFYSAMHTGTTFTVEFCSNVINQFFCEIPQLLKISCFDSYINEVRVLILGSCFGFVYFFLIAFSYVQIFRAVLRIPSSQGKQKVFSTCLPHFIVLSLFMVSGMFVYLKPTSGSPSAFDILVSMFYCMVPPIMNPVIYSIRNRELKIAFWKLLVNIYPQFLGKTHSSF; from the coding sequence ATGTCGAACCAGTCAAGAGTGAATGGATTCCTTCTGCTCGGATTCTCTGAGATGCAGGAGCTGCAGATATTCCACATTATTTTTTTTGTCACAGTGTATTTGGTGGCCTTTATAGAAAACCTTCTCATCATCACAGTCATCATCTATAGCCATCAGCTTCATACACCCATGTACTTTTTTCTGGCCAATCTGTCATTACAAGACTTTGGTTCCATATCTGTTACAGTTCCCAAGTCCATTGCAAATTCCTTGATGAAGACCCAAGCTATCTCTTACTCTGGATGTGTTTGCCAAgtattcttccttgttttcttcaTGGTCTCCCATTTCATCATTCTTGGTGTCATGGCATACGATCGCTATGTTGCCATCTGCAATCCATTGCATTATGAGACTGTCATGAACAAGAAAGCTTGCATTCAGATGGCAAGCAGTGCATGGATCGGTGGACTTTTCTATTCAGCAATGCACACTGGAACAACGTTCACTGTGGAGTTTTGTTCTAATGTCATCAATCAATTCTTCTGTGAAATCCCACAACTGCTAAAGATCTCTTGCTTTGACTCATATATCAACGAAGTCCGGGTTCTGATTCTGGGGTCTTGTTTTGGCTTTGTTTACTTTTTTCTAATTGCTTTTTCTTATGTTCAGATCTTCAGAGCTGTTCTGAGAATCCCATCCAGTCAAGGGAAGCAAAAAGTCTTTTCAACTTGCTTGCCTCATTTTATTGTTCTCTCCCTGTTTATGGTAAGTGGCATGTTTGTCTACCTAAAGCCAACATCTGGGTCCCCATCAGCATTTGACATCTTGGTTTCTATGTTCTACTGCATGGTGCCACCAATAATGAACCCGGTCATCTATAGCATAAGAAACAGGGAACTCAAAATTGCATTCTGGAAGCTGCTTGTCAATATTTACCCCCAATTCTTAGGCAAAACCCACTCTTCATTTTAG